In Desulfobotulus pelophilus, the sequence AAAAAGGGGTCTGACCCCTTTTAGGTAACGGTCACGGTGGCATGGAAATCATAGGGCAGCACCTCAATGATCTCCCCTGCGGAGGCGGCCGATTTCAGGGCAATGCCGATCTTTCTGTAGGTCCCCGCTTCCGAAGGAAGAATCTGAATCCGCCCCTCATCTGCCGCAAAAACCAAATCCAATGCGCTAACGGCTCCGGCGGTTTCCAGCTCCCAGGTGCCGTCCACCCCAAGGTGCTGCACAGAAACCCGTTCCCCCTCCGCCGCATAGGTGGTGGCAAAGCCGATGGGCGTTCCGGCTGCGCTGTTCAGAATCACCTTTTCCCCGTCCAACTGCACAATCCGGAAAGATTCCACACCGCCGGTTCCCACTTCGTAGGATCTTGGCCCGAGAACGTAGCTCATGCGGCACCGCCTTTCTGAAGACCAAGGATGTAGGATTTATGGGCTTCCGGGTACTTGGCCTGCATCTCCCGCATGGCTTCCCCGCGGGAGCAGGCCTTGGCTGCCATATGACCTTCCACCAGAGCCAGAAAATCCGGGCCGCCACCGGGAAGCGCCGCTGCACCCGCAGGCTGTCCACCCGCCGAAACACCGGGAGGGGTCGCCGCCTGCAAAGCCGCCAGAATGTCCGCAGCGGTGGGGCCTGTCATTGCAGTTTGCCCCGCAGGGGCGGGAGTCTGGGCATTGGCCTGTCCTCCCTGTCCGTTGGCCTGATTTCCTGCTGGGTTACTCTGTCCGCCATGGGCACTGGCTCCGCCTGCT encodes:
- a CDS encoding DUF2190 family protein, whose translation is MSYVLGPRSYEVGTGGVESFRIVQLDGEKVILNSAAGTPIGFATTYAAEGERVSVQHLGVDGTWELETAGAVSALDLVFAADEGRIQILPSEAGTYRKIGIALKSAASAGEIIEVLPYDFHATVTVT